In one window of Erinaceus europaeus chromosome 17, mEriEur2.1, whole genome shotgun sequence DNA:
- the CREBZF gene encoding CREB/ATF bZIP transcription factor isoform X2 gives MRHSLTQLLAASGGGSPVRSESPEPAVVRARSPAPAPAPAPARAASGCEAERGDAGERGAGARKAGPPPEDMEEEALAGGPGEDADAMDFLSGLELADLLDPRPPDWPLEAGLGSPGPLSSSGGGSDGGSRWRGDDDDEAAAAEMQRFSDLLQRLLNGIGGGGGGDRSGGDKRRRKAPASGGGGDHTPAATRSPRKAAAAAARLNRLKKKEYVMGLESRVRGLAAENQELRAENRELGRRVQALQEESRYLRAVLANETGLARLLSRLSGVGLRLTTSLFRDAPAGDHDYALPVGKQPAEPREDDEPAGGVCLHVDKDKVSVEFCAACARKAASTLKM, from the coding sequence ATGAGACACAGCCTGACCCAGCTGCTGGCGGCCTCGGGCGGCGGCTCCCCAGTCCGCAGCGAAAGCCCGGAGCCGGCCGTCGTCCGCGCGCgctccccggccccggccccggccccggcccccgccCGGGCGGCCTCGGGCTGCGAGGCGGAGCGCGGCGACGCGGGTGAGCGGGGCGCGGGCGCGCGGAAGGCCGGGCCCCCGCCGGAGGACATGGAGGAGGAGGCGCTTGCCGGCGGCCCGGGGGAGGACGCGGACGCCATGGACTTCCTGTCGGGCCTGGAGCTGGCCGACCTGCTCGACCCGCGGCCGCCCGACTGGCCCCTGGAAGCAGGACTGGGCTCGCCGGGCCCTCTGTCGTCCTCGGGCGGCGGCTCGGACGGCGGCAGCCGCTGGCGCGGGGACGACGACGACGAGGCCGCGGCCGCCGAGATGCAGCGCTTCTCGGACCTGCTGCAGCGGCTGCTGAACGGcatcggcggcggcggcggcggcgaccgGAGCGGCGGCGACAAGCGGCGGAGGAAGGCCCCGgccagcggcggcggcggcgaccaCACACCGGCGGCGACCAGGAGCCCGCGGAAGGCGGCGGCGGCCGCCGCGCGCCTCAACCGGCTCAAGAAGAAGGAGTACGTGATGGGGCTGGAGAGCCGGGTGCGCGGGCTGGCGGCCGAGAACCAGGAGCTGCGGGCCGAGAACCGGGAGCTGGGCCGGCGCGTGCAGGCGCTGCAGGAGGAGAGCCGCTACCTGCGGGCCGTGCTGGCCAACGAGACGGGCCTGGCGCGCCTGCTGAGCCGGCTGAGCGGCGTGGGACTGCGGCTCACCACCTCGCTCTTCCGGGACGCCCCGGCCGGCGACCACGACTACGCGCTGCCGGTGGGCAAGCAGCCGGCCGAGCCGCGGGAGGACGACGAGCCGGCGGGAGGCGTGTGTCTGCATGTGGACAAGGATAAGGTGTCGGTGGAGTTCTGCGCGGCATGCGCCCGGAAGGCGGCGTCCACTCTGAAAATGTAG
- the CREBZF gene encoding CREB/ATF bZIP transcription factor isoform X1: MRHSLTQLLAASGGGSPVRSESPEPAVVRARSPAPAPAPAPARAASGCEAERGDAGERGAGARKAGPPPEDMEEEALAGGPGEDADAMDFLSGLELADLLDPRPPDWPLEAGLGSPGPLSSSGGGSDGGSRWRGDDDDEAAAAEMQRFSDLLQRLLNGIGGGGGGDRSGGDKRRRKAPASGGGGDHTPAATRSPRKAAAAAARLNRLKKKEYVMGLESRVRGLAAENQELRAENRELGRRVQALQEESRYLRAVLANETGLARLLSRLSGVGLRLTTSLFRDAPAGDHDYALPVGKQPAEPREDDEPAGGVCLHVDKDKVSVEFCAACARKAASTLKIFFFR, from the exons ATGAGACACAGCCTGACCCAGCTGCTGGCGGCCTCGGGCGGCGGCTCCCCAGTCCGCAGCGAAAGCCCGGAGCCGGCCGTCGTCCGCGCGCgctccccggccccggccccggccccggcccccgccCGGGCGGCCTCGGGCTGCGAGGCGGAGCGCGGCGACGCGGGTGAGCGGGGCGCGGGCGCGCGGAAGGCCGGGCCCCCGCCGGAGGACATGGAGGAGGAGGCGCTTGCCGGCGGCCCGGGGGAGGACGCGGACGCCATGGACTTCCTGTCGGGCCTGGAGCTGGCCGACCTGCTCGACCCGCGGCCGCCCGACTGGCCCCTGGAAGCAGGACTGGGCTCGCCGGGCCCTCTGTCGTCCTCGGGCGGCGGCTCGGACGGCGGCAGCCGCTGGCGCGGGGACGACGACGACGAGGCCGCGGCCGCCGAGATGCAGCGCTTCTCGGACCTGCTGCAGCGGCTGCTGAACGGcatcggcggcggcggcggcggcgaccgGAGCGGCGGCGACAAGCGGCGGAGGAAGGCCCCGgccagcggcggcggcggcgaccaCACACCGGCGGCGACCAGGAGCCCGCGGAAGGCGGCGGCGGCCGCCGCGCGCCTCAACCGGCTCAAGAAGAAGGAGTACGTGATGGGGCTGGAGAGCCGGGTGCGCGGGCTGGCGGCCGAGAACCAGGAGCTGCGGGCCGAGAACCGGGAGCTGGGCCGGCGCGTGCAGGCGCTGCAGGAGGAGAGCCGCTACCTGCGGGCCGTGCTGGCCAACGAGACGGGCCTGGCGCGCCTGCTGAGCCGGCTGAGCGGCGTGGGACTGCGGCTCACCACCTCGCTCTTCCGGGACGCCCCGGCCGGCGACCACGACTACGCGCTGCCGGTGGGCAAGCAGCCGGCCGAGCCGCGGGAGGACGACGAGCCGGCGGGAGGCGTGTGTCTGCATGTGGACAAGGATAAGGTGTCGGTGGAGTTCTGCGCGGCATGCGCCCGGAAGGCGGCGTCCACTCTGAAAAT TTTCTTTTTTAggtga
- the TMEM126A gene encoding transmembrane protein 126A isoform X2, producing the protein MTVIPFLTANVSYKALINFPLSTGELNCETCTIIRGGLVGLVFGGLYPVFLALPVNGGLAARYNSVLLPEKGNIFNYWIRTSKPIFRKMVFPVLLQTMFTAYLGSRQYKLLIKALQLPEPQ; encoded by the exons ATGACAGTGATCCCATTTTTGACAGCAAATGTGTCTTACAAAGCTTTGATAAATTTCCCTTTGAGTACAG GTGAGTTGAATTGTGAAACCTGCACCATAATACGAGGAGGACTGGTTGGTCTTGTTTTCGGTGGTCTCTACCCTGTTTTCTTGGCTTTACCTGTGAATGGTGGTCTAGCAGCCAG GTATAACTCAGTCCTGCTGCCAGAGAAAGGAAACATTTTTAATTACTGGATTCGAACTTCTAAGCCCATCTTTAGAAAAATGGTATTTCCCGTTTTGCTCCAGACTATGTTTACAGCGTATCTTGGGTCCAGACAATATAAACTACTTATAAAAGCTCTTCAGTTACCTGAACCTCAGTGA